A window of Psychroflexus sp. ALD_RP9 contains these coding sequences:
- a CDS encoding fructosamine kinase family protein, protein MKQLIQSICELEGLSVQNIQVLSGGDINQCFKLTGQQSPKVIKLNSLHRFPKMLRLEAKSLKELCLTSTFNIPEVIACGDYLQFQYLILEYVEPGTPKTQDWPKFGEQLAQLHQTSQTNFGYTTTNYIGELPQPNDTEVTAADFYIRQRLQPQLKLAQQKGYRLASAETFLTEITSLIPNRPASLVHGDLWSGNYLFHSKKGFYLIDPSIAYSLAEFDLAMMQLFGGFPASAFEAYRNSVNTSQLQLKHLDLFKLYYLLVHLNLFGQSYFSACQNIINKYT, encoded by the coding sequence ATGAAACAGCTAATTCAAAGTATATGCGAATTAGAAGGTTTAAGTGTACAAAACATACAAGTCTTGTCTGGCGGTGATATTAATCAATGCTTTAAATTAACAGGCCAACAATCTCCAAAAGTCATTAAGCTTAACAGCCTTCATCGGTTTCCAAAAATGCTTCGGTTAGAAGCTAAAAGCCTAAAAGAACTTTGTCTCACTAGCACGTTTAATATTCCTGAAGTAATAGCATGTGGTGACTATCTTCAATTTCAGTATTTAATTTTAGAGTATGTTGAACCCGGAACACCAAAAACTCAAGATTGGCCAAAGTTTGGTGAACAACTAGCCCAACTACATCAAACATCACAAACTAACTTTGGTTATACCACCACTAATTATATTGGCGAATTACCACAACCCAACGATACTGAAGTAACAGCAGCCGATTTTTACATACGCCAACGTCTTCAACCTCAACTAAAATTAGCACAACAAAAAGGTTACAGATTAGCCTCTGCCGAAACTTTTCTTACCGAAATCACTTCGCTGATTCCAAATCGGCCTGCGAGTTTAGTACATGGCGATTTATGGTCGGGAAATTATCTATTTCACTCTAAAAAAGGATTTTACTTAATCGATCCTTCCATAGCTTATAGTTTAGCTGAATTTGATCTTGCCATGATGCAATTATTTGGCGGATTTCCTGCTTCAGCTTTTGAGGCCTATCGAAATTCAGTTAACACATCTCAACTTCAACTGAAACACTTAGACTTATTCAAGTTATACTATTTGCTAGTTCATTTAAATCTATTTGGCCAAAGTTACTTTTCAGCCTGTCAAAACATCATCAACAAATACACCTAA
- the fabD gene encoding ACP S-malonyltransferase — translation MNAYVFPGQGAQFSGMGLDLYEASPKAQELFEKANKILGFNITDIMFEGSARDLKQTKVTQPAIFLHSVILSQVLGDKFQPDLVAGHSLGEFSALVANGTLAFEDGLKLVHKRALAMQKACENQSSTMAAVLGLEDQIVEDVCQNIDGVVVPANYNCPGQLVISGATAAVEKACEILKEKGAKRAMLLPVGGAFHSPLMEPAREELAKAIDETTFHQPKCAIYQNVTTTAVTNPEEIKTNLIAQLTAPVKWTQTMQQMLADGMTTYTEVGPGKVLQGLLKKVDRRFPTNSASLPEKE, via the coding sequence ATGAACGCATATGTATTTCCGGGACAAGGCGCCCAATTTTCTGGTATGGGACTCGATTTATACGAAGCCTCACCAAAAGCACAAGAATTATTTGAAAAAGCTAATAAAATATTAGGATTCAATATTACAGACATCATGTTTGAAGGTTCTGCAAGAGACTTGAAACAAACCAAAGTAACTCAACCCGCTATATTTTTACACTCGGTTATTTTAAGCCAGGTCTTAGGAGATAAATTTCAACCAGACCTAGTAGCTGGTCACTCTCTAGGCGAATTTTCGGCTTTAGTTGCCAATGGCACTTTAGCCTTTGAAGATGGACTTAAACTAGTACATAAACGGGCATTAGCTATGCAAAAAGCCTGCGAAAATCAATCATCTACTATGGCGGCCGTTTTAGGTTTAGAAGACCAAATAGTTGAAGACGTGTGCCAGAACATAGATGGTGTTGTTGTACCAGCTAATTATAATTGCCCTGGACAACTAGTTATTTCTGGCGCTACAGCAGCAGTTGAAAAAGCTTGTGAAATTTTAAAAGAAAAAGGCGCTAAACGTGCTATGCTACTTCCTGTTGGTGGCGCTTTTCATTCACCTTTAATGGAACCAGCGCGCGAAGAATTAGCAAAAGCGATTGATGAAACTACTTTTCATCAACCAAAATGTGCAATTTACCAAAATGTAACCACCACAGCTGTTACAAATCCTGAAGAAATCAAGACAAATCTAATAGCACAACTCACAGCGCCAGTAAAATGGACGCAAACTATGCAACAAATGCTAGCTGATGGCATGACTACTTACACTGAGGTTGGACCAGGTAAAGTTTTACAAGGTTTACTAAAAAAAGTAGACCGCCGATTTCCAACTAATAGCGCAAGTTTACCTGAAAAAGAATAA
- a CDS encoding electron transfer flavoprotein subunit beta/FixA family protein, whose amino-acid sequence MKILVCISHVPDTTSKINFTENDTKFDTNGVQFVINPNDEFGLTRAMWFKEKQGATVDVVTVGDKSTEPTIRKALAIGADSAIRVDAEPVDGFQVAKELAKVAEDGDYDLIIAGRESIDYNGGMVPGMLAKLIGANFINTCVSLEIEGEKATAVREIDGGKETLTAHLPLVIGGQKGLVEESDLKIPNMRGIMMARKKPLKVVEPVAETPLTKAEKFEKPAPKGEVKLVDADNIDELIDLLHNEAKAI is encoded by the coding sequence ATGAAAATATTAGTTTGTATAAGTCATGTTCCTGATACAACTTCAAAAATTAATTTCACGGAAAATGACACTAAATTTGATACAAATGGCGTTCAATTTGTGATTAATCCAAATGATGAATTTGGCTTAACACGTGCGATGTGGTTTAAAGAAAAACAAGGCGCAACAGTTGATGTTGTTACTGTCGGTGATAAATCGACCGAACCTACAATTCGCAAAGCATTAGCCATTGGAGCAGACTCTGCAATTCGAGTAGATGCAGAACCAGTAGACGGCTTTCAGGTTGCAAAAGAATTAGCTAAAGTTGCCGAAGATGGTGATTACGATTTAATTATAGCAGGTCGTGAATCTATTGATTATAATGGTGGCATGGTACCTGGCATGTTAGCTAAACTAATAGGTGCTAATTTTATAAATACATGCGTAAGCCTTGAAATTGAAGGCGAAAAAGCAACTGCAGTTAGAGAAATTGATGGCGGAAAAGAAACTCTAACCGCTCATTTACCTCTTGTTATTGGAGGCCAAAAAGGTTTAGTTGAAGAAAGTGACCTTAAAATACCTAATATGAGAGGCATCATGATGGCAAGAAAAAAACCACTTAAGGTTGTTGAACCAGTTGCCGAAACCCCTTTAACGAAAGCTGAAAAATTTGAGAAACCAGCACCAAAAGGTGAAGTAAAACTAGTTGATGCTGATAATATTGATGAGCTCATAGACTTATTACATAACGAAGCTAAAGCAATTTAA
- a CDS encoding NupC/NupG family nucleoside CNT transporter, whose protein sequence is MKIKLLSLLLLCCSILNAQEISGIWVNESQDNQQKIQLDFEQSKLLVLKKTDTLLYSDITFNQNELKLLRPNEAFPAEVFNMKVDSKSLQLHHKDTNLNLVPIEMSNLNISTKEPLKASQKPSTKDKLEQNVKTMVPHQGFTVNGLWRGFLGMITILLIAFLFSSNRKAINWKTVGVGLTAQLILAIGVLKVKFVQAAFDFVGKIFVKILEFTAAGSEFLLGGLMDVESYGYIFLFQVLPTIIFFSALTSLLFYLGIIQIVVKGLAKVLTKLLGISGAESLSVAGNIFLGQTESPLMIKAYLERMTRSEILLVMIGGMATVAGGVLAAYIGFLGGDDEVARLEFAKHLLAASVMAAPGAIVISKILYPQQDKINSKVEVSLDKIGSNVLDAIANGTTEGLKLAANVGAMLLVFVALIAMINYGLNFIGDLTTFNQVIAEHTPYDNFSLEAVLGTVFAPLMWLIGVAKDDVMLMGQLLGIKLAASEFVGYIQLAELKDASNILSLNYQKSVIMATYMLCGFANFASIGIQIGGIGSLAPGQRKTLSEFGFKALIGGTLASLMSATIAGMIIG, encoded by the coding sequence ATGAAAATTAAATTACTTAGCCTTTTATTGCTTTGCTGCAGCATTTTGAATGCCCAAGAAATTAGTGGCATATGGGTAAACGAATCACAAGACAATCAACAAAAAATACAGCTAGACTTTGAGCAGTCTAAACTCTTAGTTCTTAAAAAGACAGATACACTGCTATATTCAGACATCACATTTAATCAAAATGAGTTGAAATTACTTCGGCCTAATGAAGCGTTTCCTGCAGAAGTTTTTAATATGAAAGTTGATTCTAAATCACTTCAACTCCATCATAAAGACACTAACTTAAATTTGGTTCCAATTGAAATGTCTAATCTTAATATTTCTACCAAGGAACCTCTAAAAGCAAGTCAAAAACCATCAACAAAAGACAAATTAGAGCAAAATGTTAAAACAATGGTACCGCACCAAGGTTTTACAGTTAATGGACTATGGCGTGGATTTTTAGGCATGATTACCATTTTATTAATCGCTTTTTTATTTTCAAGCAATCGAAAGGCCATCAATTGGAAAACAGTTGGTGTTGGACTAACTGCACAGCTAATCCTTGCCATTGGAGTTTTAAAAGTTAAATTCGTTCAAGCCGCTTTCGATTTCGTGGGTAAGATATTTGTTAAAATATTAGAATTTACAGCTGCTGGAAGTGAGTTTCTGCTAGGCGGATTAATGGATGTTGAAAGCTACGGTTACATTTTTTTATTCCAAGTTTTACCAACTATTATTTTCTTTTCAGCCTTAACTTCTCTTTTATTTTATTTGGGTATTATTCAAATCGTTGTGAAAGGACTCGCAAAAGTTCTTACCAAATTACTAGGCATTTCTGGTGCCGAAAGTTTAAGTGTTGCTGGAAATATTTTTTTAGGACAAACCGAATCGCCTTTAATGATTAAAGCCTACCTAGAACGTATGACGCGTTCTGAAATACTATTAGTCATGATTGGTGGAATGGCCACTGTTGCTGGTGGTGTTTTAGCCGCTTACATTGGCTTTTTAGGCGGTGATGATGAAGTTGCTAGACTTGAATTTGCCAAACATTTGTTAGCTGCTTCAGTTATGGCTGCGCCAGGTGCAATTGTTATATCGAAAATACTTTACCCACAACAGGATAAAATTAATTCTAAGGTTGAAGTCTCTCTAGATAAAATTGGTTCGAATGTTTTAGATGCAATTGCAAATGGAACAACTGAAGGTTTAAAGCTAGCGGCTAATGTTGGTGCCATGCTTTTAGTGTTTGTTGCTCTAATTGCGATGATTAATTACGGTTTAAATTTTATTGGAGATTTAACCACATTTAACCAAGTCATCGCTGAACACACACCGTATGATAATTTTTCTTTAGAAGCCGTTTTAGGAACTGTATTTGCGCCTCTGATGTGGCTTATTGGTGTAGCCAAAGATGATGTTATGCTGATGGGGCAACTATTAGGAATTAAATTAGCTGCAAGCGAGTTTGTAGGCTATATTCAATTAGCTGAATTAAAAGATGCTTCAAATATACTTAGCCTTAATTATCAAAAATCAGTAATTATGGCTACTTACATGTTATGTGGTTTTGCTAATTTTGCGTCTATTGGCATTCAAATTGGCGGCATAGGCTCTTTAGCACCAGGACAACGCAAAACCTTATCTGAATTTGGATTTAAAGCACTCATTGGTGGTACATTAGCTTCATTAATGTCAGCTACCATCGCAGGTATGATTATTGGATAA
- a CDS encoding electron transfer flavoprotein subunit alpha/FixB family protein, with protein sequence MSVLVYTESENGKLKKAALEVASYAKAVADAIGGNVTAVSINSDNNDDLANYGVHKSLEVSDEKLQKFNADAYAEVITQAAKKVDAKVVVISQSANAKYLAPLLSVNLSAAYASNVVDVPKTDNEFTVERTAFTNKAFNHTSLSTDIKILGLSNNAFGLKENKVEMSKEDFSAELNDDHFKINVESVDKNTDKVSIADAEVVVSGGRGLKDPKNWGMIEDLADVLGAATACSKPVSDMGWRPHSEHVGQTGKPVASNLYIAIGISGAIQHLAGISASKTKVVINTDDEAPFFKAADYGIVGDAFEVVPKLIEKLKDFKANNA encoded by the coding sequence ATGTCTGTACTTGTATATACTGAATCTGAAAACGGAAAACTAAAAAAAGCTGCGCTTGAAGTAGCTTCTTACGCTAAAGCTGTTGCTGATGCCATTGGTGGTAATGTTACAGCTGTTAGCATTAATAGTGACAATAATGACGACTTGGCAAATTATGGCGTTCATAAAAGCTTAGAAGTTAGTGATGAAAAACTTCAAAAATTTAATGCCGATGCCTATGCTGAAGTTATTACTCAAGCTGCAAAAAAAGTTGACGCAAAAGTAGTTGTGATTAGTCAAAGTGCTAATGCTAAATATTTAGCACCTTTACTTTCTGTTAATTTAAGTGCTGCTTACGCCTCAAACGTTGTAGATGTTCCAAAAACCGACAACGAATTTACAGTAGAACGCACAGCTTTTACTAACAAAGCCTTTAACCATACAAGCCTTTCTACTGATATTAAAATCTTAGGTCTTTCAAATAACGCTTTTGGCTTGAAAGAAAATAAAGTTGAAATGTCTAAAGAAGACTTTTCAGCTGAATTAAATGATGACCATTTTAAGATTAATGTAGAATCAGTTGATAAAAACACTGACAAAGTAAGCATCGCCGATGCTGAAGTTGTGGTCTCTGGCGGTCGTGGATTAAAAGATCCTAAAAACTGGGGAATGATTGAAGACTTAGCCGATGTACTTGGTGCCGCAACAGCATGCTCTAAACCAGTCAGTGACATGGGTTGGCGACCACACTCTGAACACGTGGGACAAACAGGAAAACCTGTAGCTTCTAATTTATATATTGCAATAGGAATTTCTGGAGCAATACAACATTTAGCAGGAATTAGCGCTTCAAAAACAAAAGTTGTTATTAACACCGATGACGAAGCACCATTTTTTAAAGCAGCTGATTATGGTATAGTTGGAGATGCTTTCGAAGTTGTTCCTAAACTGATTGAAAAACTAAAAGATTTCAAAGCAAATAACGCATAA
- a CDS encoding dihydrofolate reductase, whose protein sequence is MKLISIAAIAENNTIGKNNDLVWHLPDDFKRFKSLTSGHYIILGRKTFESFPKPLPHRTHVIITRQEHYQAPGHLVVSGLNEAIAAIPKNENKAFVIGGGEIYKQAMSRVDQLEITHVHTTVEGDAFFPEIDQKQWKVIEETYHPKDERHQYDFTYKTYVRSV, encoded by the coding sequence ATGAAACTAATTTCAATTGCAGCCATTGCTGAAAATAATACCATTGGTAAAAATAACGACTTAGTTTGGCATCTCCCAGATGATTTTAAACGTTTCAAGTCGCTAACATCTGGACATTACATTATTTTAGGACGCAAAACTTTTGAGTCGTTTCCGAAACCATTACCGCATCGCACACATGTAATCATAACTCGTCAAGAGCACTATCAAGCACCTGGCCACTTAGTGGTAAGTGGCTTAAATGAAGCTATAGCTGCCATCCCAAAAAATGAAAATAAAGCTTTTGTAATTGGCGGTGGTGAAATTTATAAACAAGCGATGAGCCGTGTAGACCAACTTGAAATCACTCATGTACATACCACAGTTGAAGGTGATGCATTTTTCCCTGAAATCGATCAAAAACAATGGAAGGTCATTGAAGAAACTTACCATCCTAAAGATGAGCGACACCAATATGATTTTACTTATAAAACCTATGTAAGATCTGTATAA
- a CDS encoding bifunctional nuclease family protein — MSLVKLNIKGISYSQTQTGAYALLLSEEDGKRQLPIVIGAFEAQSIAIALEKDIKPPRPLTHDLFKTFASRFDITINKIIIHKLIDGIFYSSLICEKDGNEDVIDARTSDAIALALRFQAPIFTYPNILDKAGIELNQKESDRNTPTTPTEEVKQSEYAHMTINQLNELLEKAVNDENYEKAARLRDEISKRS; from the coding sequence ATGAGTTTGGTAAAACTTAATATCAAAGGTATTTCTTACAGTCAAACACAAACTGGAGCTTACGCCTTACTGTTGAGTGAAGAAGATGGTAAACGCCAACTACCTATTGTAATTGGCGCTTTCGAGGCACAATCTATTGCTATTGCACTTGAAAAAGATATTAAACCACCAAGACCATTAACCCACGATTTATTTAAAACCTTTGCTTCAAGATTTGATATTACCATCAATAAAATTATTATTCATAAACTAATCGACGGCATTTTCTACTCAAGCTTAATTTGTGAAAAAGATGGCAACGAAGACGTAATTGATGCTAGAACAAGTGACGCTATTGCTTTAGCACTACGTTTTCAAGCACCTATTTTTACCTACCCAAACATACTTGATAAAGCAGGCATAGAACTAAACCAAAAAGAGTCTGACAGAAATACACCAACAACACCTACCGAAGAAGTTAAGCAAAGTGAATATGCACACATGACCATCAACCAACTTAATGAGCTCTTAGAGAAAGCTGTAAATGATGAAAACTACGAAAAAGCAGCCAGACTTAGAGACGAAATTTCTAAACGAAGTTAA
- a CDS encoding thymidylate synthase, with amino-acid sequence MQQYHDLIQHVLDNGIDKGDRTGTGTRSVFGYQMRFNLAEGFPLVTTKKIHVKSVIHELLWFLKGDTNTKYLQENGVRIWNEWANEKGDLGPVYGHQWRNWNSEEIDQIKELIKTLKTNPNSRRMLVSAWNPSVLPDTSQSFADNVAQGKAALPPCHAFFQFYVANHKLSCQLYQRSADIFLGVPFNIASYALLTMMIAQVCGFEYGDFIHTFGDAHIYNNHFDQVKLQLSREPKPLPNMELNPDVNSIFDFTFNDFKLKNYNPHPLIKGKVSV; translated from the coding sequence ATGCAACAATACCACGATTTAATACAACATGTGCTTGACAATGGCATCGATAAAGGCGACCGCACCGGCACTGGTACGCGCAGTGTTTTTGGCTATCAAATGCGCTTTAATTTAGCTGAAGGTTTTCCTTTAGTAACCACAAAGAAAATTCATGTTAAATCGGTAATTCACGAATTGTTATGGTTCTTAAAAGGTGATACCAACACCAAATATTTACAGGAAAACGGCGTACGCATTTGGAATGAATGGGCCAATGAAAAAGGCGATTTAGGACCTGTTTATGGTCACCAATGGCGCAACTGGAACAGCGAAGAGATCGACCAAATTAAAGAACTCATCAAGACCTTAAAAACTAATCCTAACAGCCGTAGAATGTTAGTTTCAGCCTGGAACCCAAGCGTTTTACCTGATACTAGCCAATCCTTCGCAGACAATGTCGCACAAGGTAAAGCAGCGCTTCCACCTTGCCATGCCTTTTTTCAATTTTATGTAGCTAACCATAAACTATCTTGCCAGTTATATCAACGCAGTGCCGATATATTTTTAGGTGTACCCTTCAACATTGCATCATACGCTTTATTAACCATGATGATTGCTCAGGTATGTGGCTTCGAGTATGGCGATTTTATCCACACTTTCGGCGATGCCCATATCTATAATAATCATTTTGATCAAGTTAAACTTCAGCTATCACGCGAACCGAAACCTTTGCCGAACATGGAGTTAAATCCTGATGTTAATTCAATTTTTGATTTTACTTTTAATGATTTTAAATTGAAAAATTACAATCCACACCCTTTAATAAAAGGTAAAGTCTCTGTATAA
- a CDS encoding pyruvate dehydrogenase complex E1 component subunit beta, whose protein sequence is MLQRNQKTNRLYKMKTIQFREAIAEAMSEEMRADESIYLMGEEVAEYNGAYKASKGMLDEFGPERVIDTPISELGFAGIGIGSAMNGNRPIIEFMTFNFSLVGIDQIINNAAKMRQMSGGQFNIPIVFRGPTASAGQLGATHSQAFENWYANTPGLKVVIPSNPYDAKGLLKSAIRDDDPVIFMESEQMYGDKGEVPEDEYTIPLGVADIKRQGEDVTIVSFGKIIKEAYKAADELEKDGISCEIIDLRTVRPLDYESIIKSVKKTNRLVVLEEAWPFGNVSTEITYKVQNDAFDYLDAPIVKINTADTPAPYSPVLLKEWLPNHEDVIKAVKKVLYI, encoded by the coding sequence GTGCTTCAAAGAAATCAAAAGACAAACAGATTATATAAAATGAAAACAATTCAATTTAGAGAAGCCATTGCTGAAGCTATGAGCGAGGAAATGAGAGCAGATGAGTCTATTTATTTGATGGGTGAAGAGGTTGCAGAATATAATGGTGCTTATAAAGCTTCTAAAGGGATGCTTGATGAGTTTGGTCCTGAAAGGGTGATTGATACACCAATCTCAGAACTAGGCTTTGCTGGTATTGGCATAGGATCGGCAATGAATGGTAATAGGCCTATAATTGAATTTATGACTTTCAATTTCTCTCTAGTTGGTATCGATCAAATTATTAATAATGCCGCTAAAATGCGTCAAATGTCTGGTGGTCAATTTAACATCCCAATTGTTTTTCGAGGTCCAACGGCTTCTGCTGGTCAATTAGGTGCAACACATTCTCAAGCATTCGAAAATTGGTATGCAAACACGCCTGGCTTAAAGGTCGTGATCCCTTCTAATCCTTATGACGCTAAAGGTTTGCTGAAGTCTGCTATACGTGATGATGATCCAGTTATTTTTATGGAAAGTGAACAAATGTATGGCGATAAGGGAGAAGTTCCTGAAGATGAATATACAATTCCGTTAGGTGTGGCTGATATCAAGCGACAAGGTGAAGACGTTACTATTGTTTCTTTCGGGAAAATCATTAAAGAAGCATACAAAGCCGCTGATGAATTAGAAAAGGATGGTATTTCTTGTGAAATTATTGACTTAAGAACCGTTAGGCCTTTAGATTACGAATCGATTATTAAATCAGTGAAGAAGACTAACCGTTTAGTTGTTCTTGAAGAAGCTTGGCCATTTGGTAATGTCTCAACTGAAATCACATACAAGGTTCAAAATGATGCCTTTGATTATTTAGATGCCCCGATTGTTAAAATAAACACAGCCGATACACCAGCACCTTATTCTCCAGTATTGTTGAAAGAATGGTTGCCTAATCACGAAGATGTTATTAAAGCTGTTAAAAAAGTTTTATACATCTAA